DNA from Campylobacter sp. RM5004:
TGTTTAAATTATAAGTTGCTTCATCAATAGTTGCAGGTCTTATACTATTATTGTTGTATCTTTGAGTGCTTATCGTATTTGATTTACCATCTAAATTATAAACATCAAATACTTTCACAGATTTATCTGAATTTAATTCTCTATTATAAAGACTTAAGCTTATATTGTTTAAATTAAGTTCGGCTGCTGTTTTTGTATTATTTTTGTTATCTCCATAATAATATATGCCTTTATCATTATTATCAAAGTATTTATTAAAAGCAGGGGTTAATTCAGTCCAAGAAGTTTTATCACTTGGCTTAGCAGGTGTTAATTCTATCCAAGGTGTTTCATCGTTTGTACTTTCTGTTTTGGCTGAAGTATCAATAGGTTTAGCAGGAGTTAATTCTATCCAAGGTATAGATGTTTTTTGACTTATAAGGTCTTGCACTTCTTGATTAACTTCATTTGCAATATTTATCTGCTCTTCTGTTTTTAAAGTGTTTTTAGAATTTGAATTCGGATTTTGAGCTTTAATGTCTGAGCTAAGAGTAATACTACTTACTTTGTTTTGGCTTTGTTTTTCTTCTTTTTTCTCTTGAATTACTTCTTGTTTTTCTTGAATAATATTAGCTTTTGTTAAAGAAAAATCATTTGCTTTTAAATTTTCTATTTTAATTACTTTTGTATCTTTAAAGCTTATTTGTTTTCCTGAATTAATTAGTGAAGTTTTATTTCCTAACTTAACATCAATTGCACCTTGTAAGCAAGCTAATTTATTTACATTAAATCCAACTTCTCCAACAAATACTGTTCCTCTAATACCAATAGTTGCTGTTTGTGCTTTTAAAGAGAAATTTTTTCTTGCAAGTTTTGAGATTTCTCCTGTAATTACTTTAAAGCTTCCTTCATCTACCACTAAATTAACTTTAGAATTTTTTCCATCTAATAAATACTGCTTTATTTCTAAGCTTGTATTTTTTCCTAAAGTTGTTACCGTGTTATCATTGAATATTATTTGTAATCTTGCGTTATTACCTGTTTTTATAATATCGCTTTCTTCTAATTCTTGATTTAATACAGCTTGTATTTCAGAACCATTTGAAATAACTACTGCATCTCCTCTAATTGCTGAGATTTTACCTATACTTGCATAGCTTAGTGTTATTACACTTAATAACAAAATGAGTTTTTTCATAAACATTCCTTTCAAAAAATATTAACAAATTATAACATAGTTTTGAAAGGAATAAGCTTAAAATTTATATTTATACATTAAATTAAGAAAATAATTATCGTAAGAATTATATTCAAGTGTAGATTTTACTTTATCATATCCTAAATCTGCTGAGAAAATATTGTGATGATCCATATTGTATTCAGCACCAAAATTAACTCTTATAGATTTATCATTTCTTTGATTAGTAAAAATTGTTTCTTTATATTTACTAGCAGAATAACCTAAACTTGCCTTTAACATAACTTGTTTATTTAGCATATAAATAATACCTGAAGTAATAGAATATTCTTTATAATTATTTGTACTTTCTTTTACTCTACTAGTTTGCTCAATATCATAAGCCATTTTTAAATAAACCATACTTCTTTGAGATATTAATCTACTCATTGCATAAATACTATGATGGTTCGAATCGTTTTCTTTATGTTCTTCATTTAAATAATTATTATGATTAATAGTATAACCAAGTCCTAAAGATATTCCATTTTCCATATAATAATCGCCAGAAACATCGGCTGTAAAAGTATTTAAATATCTTTTATGCTTTAAAACTATGTAATCATAAGATAATAAAATATTTAGTTTAAATTGTCTTGAAATGTCAAATCCATTATTAATAGATGCAGTAAATACGCTTAAATTTTGAAAATCTTCTTCAATAGGTTTTATATAATATTTATTATAAAAATTAGCATTTATATCATAGTCATAAACATCATTTACTTGCTTTTTATAACCTGCATTTAGATTAGCTAATACACTGCTAGCAGGTTCATGCTTTGCACCACTTATAGGAAATTTAATCCCTAGTTGTGGTATAGGCAAATAGCTATCTTTTAGATTTTGTTTTTTTGGATTACTATCATATCCATATCCTACGCTTACACTTGCGTATGGTGTGTTTATTTGAGCTTTTGATTTTTCTTGTTTTTTAATACCTTTTAGCATATTAGAAACAAGAATTTTTTCTTCTTTTCTTAATCTTTCATCATCTTTTAAGCTCTCAAGCTCAAGTTTTAATAATTCATAATTTCCACTTTTTTGATAAATAATTGCACTTTGTAATCTTGCATCAACATTATTTTCATCAAGAACTAATACCCTATCAAAAGCAGCAAGTGCTTCATCATACATACCTAATTTAAAGGCACTTTTACCCATCATTAAATTAAGGTCTATATCAGCACAAGAGTTTTTACAAATATCTGATGAAATTTCATAAGCTCTTTTGTAATTATTATTTTGATAGTTACTTTGCAAGTCTGTGTAAGCATTATTAGCAAATAGACTAAGCGGTAATAAAATTGCCAATTTTTTCATAAATATTATGCCTTTTTTAAAAAACAAGTTTTTAAAACTATAACCCCATGCTTATCTACTTTAGCTTCTATTTCGTCATCGTTTGAAGTAAGTTTAATATTTTTAACACTAGTCCCTCTTTTGATTGTTAAAGAACTACCTTTTACTTTCAAATCCTTTATAACGCTAACATTATCTCCTGCTTGTAATTCGTTTCCGTTTGCGTCTCTTGGCATATTGTTTCCTTTATATTGTAGTGGTGCCCAAGGTCGGACTCGAACCGACACAGGATTGCTCCTACTAGATTTTGAGTCTAGCGCGTCTACCAGTTTCACCACTTGGGCTAAAAATGAGTATCATAATAAAATATGCTTATATTAAAATAAAATTACTATTATTTTAATATTTTTTATATTAAAAATATTGTAGAATTTGAATTAGGATTTTAAGCCTAGCAAAAAGCTAGACTTAATTATTATTTCTTTAAAAATTCACCTAATAAATGTCTAAAAATCATAAATAAATCAAGGCTTGATTTTTCAGCATTTTTGTAAAGCTCAATAATTTCTTTACTATTGCTTGCAAGTTGTCCATGTGAAATTTGCTCAAGTGCTTGATTAATACTTTCATGAACTTCTTTATGTGGTGTTTCAATCTTAGAATATAAAGGAATGTGTCCAAACATTTCTTTACCTTCATTTTGATACCACTTACCTAAACGACAACTAAAATGATCGCTTAATTTAGTTGGATTTTCGCCTAGTGCATTTGCATATCCATTTGCTTTAAATAAGATATGGTCAAGCTTTACTAATGATGTAAATACTTCATATTTAATTGCACTACCATTAAATTTAATATCTTGTGAAATATGAACTAATTTATCAAATTGCTCTGAAAATGTTCCTATATGTGCATTAGAATCTTGTGAAATTTGTTCTACTTGTTCGCTCTGAGTAAACATTTCATTAGCATTTTGCTTTAATAAATTAATATTCATTTCTACTTCAGCTGTTGCTTTTTGTGTTTTTTCAGCTAATTTTCTAACTTCATCAGCAACCACAGCAAATCCTCTACCATGCTCACCCGCACGAGCTGCCTCAATAGCTGCATTTAAAGCTAATAAATTTGTTTGATCTGATACATCTTTAATTAAATTAATAACATTTGTTATTTCATCAACACTTCTATGAAGGTTTTGTGCTGTATCACGAGATTTACTTGATGATTCCGTAATTTGCTCAAGGGAAGTAATGATATTTTCTGAAACTTTTTTAAGATTTATTATCATATCAACACAATCTGTTGAAAGAGTTTCAATTTCTTTAGCTCTTGATAAATCACCTTCAATATCTTTTTGAACGAAAGATACGCTTTCTTTCATGCCTTTTACCATTATGTCAAATAAAGAAAATTTAACCTTTTCTTCTTCTTCATAAGTTTGTTTCGCAGTAATTTCAGCTTTTAAGCTCGCAATTTCTGCTTCTAGTCTTTCCCTTTCTGCAAGAGCTTTTTTAAGTTTATCTTGCAGTTCTAATTCGTGGGAATTATCTTTGTTAAAAAACATTAATACCCCTTTCTAAATTATGCTTTATTTTTGATTGAATTTAAGTAATTATTTAAATCATCTTTTAATTTTAATTTTTCCTTTTTCATTCTAGCAATTTCTAAATCATCTAAATGAACTCTGCCTTCTTCTGCATCTTTGATTTTGTGATCTAAATCATTATGTGCTTCAAATAATCTGTCAAAATGTGCATCTTTACCTTTTAAAGATGTAATTAATTCTCTATGTTCATGTAACATGATTGCTCCTTAGTGATAATTTTCACGCAATTTTAACTAAAATAAATTACAAATTGATAACACTTATAGTTTATTTTAAATTATCTGGACTTTGCTTATTTTTAATGATTTTTTTTACTTCTTTTATACTTTCAGGAGTTCCTATTAGTAATAATTTTGTCCCCGTTCCAATCATCGCATCACCCTTTGGCATAGGCAAAAAATTATTATTAGCATCTTTAATACCTATTACGCTAACATTTGCAAGCTGTCTAAAAGCAACATCTTTTAATCTTCTAAATCTTACCCAGCTTTCATCAGGAACTTTTACTTCTTCAATATCAATACTTTGATCTCTTGTATATAAATATTGCTCTAATAGATTTTCCATCTCAGGTCTTACACTTACTACACTAAGTCTTTGTGCTGCTAATTTTGTAGCTAAAACAACGGTATTTGCGCCTAGTTTTTTAAGTCTTGCAGCATCGTGCTCGGAATTTGAAATCGTAATTATAGAATAAGGACTAATTCTTTTTATATCTTTTTCATACAATCTTGCGCTTGCAATTATTGCTATATTATCGGCTGAATTTGGGCTAAGCGATATAATTCCTTTTGCGCTTGAAAGATGAGTTTTTAAAAATGCTAAATCACTATGTGGAGGACATTTTACATAAAATGGATACTTATTGTCTTCTGCAATTTTCTCAAAATCAGGTATATCATCAACCACTACAAAAGGTGTGTAAGTTTGTTTAAATTGTTTTGCCAATTCTTGAGTGAATTCATTGTGATAACATATAACATAATGATTTTTAAGCCTTGCGATTTTATAAAGCATTCTTTTTTCCTTAATTAATCTTGTTAATTCGCCCTTTTTTAAAACTTCAATCACAATACCGATTGAAAAGGTAAAAGTAACAAAACCGAGTAATACATAACAAATTGTAAAAAATCTTCCTGCCGGAGTTATTTCAGCTACTTCAGTATAACCTAGAGTTGTAAAAGTCATTCCCGCTTGATAAATACCATCAAGCAAAGAAAAATTGCTAGTAATCATATACCCAATCGCCCCTAATAGCATCATAATAACAACAGCTATTAAAGGAAGGCGAAAAGGTCTTAATTGTTCGTAAAGTTCAGTATTTACATCTACTTCGGGCTTTCCACTTTCAGCCCAACCAAGTAATTTACTTAGCTTTTTAAAAAAGCTCATAAAATTTCTTTAAAATTAGTTAGCTCTTCTTTTTTTAAGTGTGCGTAATGTAGAAGCTGCAACTCTAATTTTTTTAGTTGTGCCATCACCTAAATCTATACGAATTGTGCGTAAGTTAGGTAAAAATCTTCTTTTTGTCTTGTTGTTAGCGTGGCTAACATTATTTCCTACCATAGGACCTTTACCTGTTAATTGACAAAATTTTGACATTGTAAATCCTTTTTTTGTATTCTTTTAAAAATTAAAAGCATTAATGATAGCATCTTAAGCTTAATTTTTTTTTTAAGTTTTAATGATATTCTATAAAAAATATTTTTCAAGGAATAAAAATGTATGTAGCTCCTAGTTTGTTGTCTGCTGATTTTTTGAATTTAGCCGAAGATATAAGAAAAGTTGAAGATGCAGGTGCTGACTTATTACATGTTGATGTAATGGACGGACATTATGTGCCAAATCTAAGCATAGGAACTTGCACGGCAAAAGCCGTAGCTAAAGTTGCTAGAGTGCCTTTAGATATTCATTTAATGGTAAGAGAAGTTGATAAATTTGTTGATTTATTTTTAGAATTTAAACCTAAATTTTTAAGCTTTCATATTGATGCAAGCACTCATCCACTAAGACTTATTGAATATATAAGAAAACAAGGCGTAAATCCTGCAATCGTATTAAATCCACATCAAAATCTTCATGAAATTGAATATATTTTAAGCGAAGTTTCTATGGTTCTTTTAATGAGTGTAAATCCTGGCTTTGGCGGACAAAGTTTTATTCCTAGTGTTCTTAAAAAAATAAAAGATTTAAGAGAAATGATAGATAAAAATAATTATAAGTGCTTTATAGAAGTTGATGGCGGAGTAAATGGGCTAAATATTGCAGATATTGAAGGAGCTGGAGCTGATATTGTTGTTGCAGGTAACTATATTTTTAGCTCAAATGATTATAAGACAGCTATTAATTCTTTAAAAATGGAATTTTGATGGATTATAACGAACTTTATAAAAAGCAAATAATTAATTGCGATAAGATTTTAGAACGATTAATGACAAATAGTTTAAATTATAAAGATTTAAAAAATCAATATGAAAATGCTCTAGGTTTAGAGCTAGACTACGATACACTTTTAATGCTAGGTCTTGATATCACATTAAAACAAAATCAAGAAGTGTTTTTAAACTCAAGAAATAAATTAATTCAAGATGAAACCTTTTGCGTTGTTGATATTGAAAGCACAGGTTCTATTAGTAACGGACAAATCATAGAAATAGGTGCTGTAAAGGTTAAAAATGGCAAAATATTAGATGAGTTTGAAAGCTTTATTTATGCAAGTGAAGTTCCTGAAAATATCACAGAACTTACTGGAATTAATGCTTTAATGCTAAAAGACGCTCCAAAAAGTGCAAAAGTTCTAGCTGATTTTAGATTGTTTTTAGGTAATGCGATTTTTGTAGCTCATAATGTTTCTTTTGATTATGGTTTTATCGCTAAAGAAAGCTTAGAGCATTTAAATGCACCATTAATTAATAGAAAGCTTTGCACAATAATGCTAGCACGTCGCTGTATTGAATGCGATAAATACGGGCTTGATAGTTTAAAAAATGAACTAGGAATTACTAGCATTCATCATAGGGCCTTAAGCGATGCAAAAGCTTGTGCTTTTATTTTAAATCATTGTATAAATACTTTAAAAGGAAGTTTGATTAAAACAAGTAATGACTTGATTTTATATTCTCGTTCCAAAATGAAAAAATAATCTAATTCCTATTTCAAATTCTTTGCAAAATCTTTGGAATTTGAAATAGGAATTTAATAAGTTATGCTTTTTAAATAAAGCCCATTAGGTTTAGCTAGTGTGCGTGAGTGAATAATCTCGCAATTTATTTGCTCTTTTAAATTATTTAAGCTTAATTTTCCTTCATTAATTTTAAGCAAAAAATCAACCATAAGCCTAATTTGCCCCCTTAAAAACCCATTAGCAAAAAAGTTTAAAATAACAAAATCTTTATACTCATAAACTCTAGTTTTATAAATCGTTCTAATGCTGTTTTTATCATCATCAAGACTTAGGCAAAATAAAGCAAAATCATGCTCACCTTCATATAATTTTATCGCTTGTTTTAGCAAATTAATATCCAAATCTTTTTCATAAACACTAAAATAAGCCTTAGAAAAAGCATTGTGGTTTTTAGCGAAAATATATCTATAACTTCTAATCTTTGCATCAAATCTAGGCTCAAAATCACAAAGGCTTAAATTCCTAATATAAATTCCATCTAAAATCCTATTAAGCTTTTTTATTACAAAGCTTTCATTTAGCTTATAAGGTGATGAAATCCTTGCTACATTGCACTTTGCATGAACGCCTTTATCTGTTCTACTTGCAAAAATGCTTGGCTTAAATACTCCAACCGAATGCAAGGCATTATCAAGTGTATTTTGCACGCATTTTAAATCAGGCTGTTTTGCAGAGCCAAAAAACCTTGAACCATCGTAGCTTAAAATCATTTTGTAAGTAAATTCAGTGAGATTTTTATCCAAATTTTAACCTTTTTTGTAATTTTTCTCATTTTTTTATACAAATTTTTAAAAATTATTATAGAATGAAAGTTTTAACCTTAAAAACCAAAAAGAAGGGCTTATTTTGAATAATACATTTTCTAAAATTGGATTTATTTTAGCCGTTGCTGGTTCTGCTGTTGGGCTTGGGAATGCTTGGAAATTTCCTACTATGGTTGGGACTAATGGTGGTTCGGCATTTGTTATGCTTTTTATCATTCTTACTTTAGGTGTTGGATTTGTTATATTTTTGTGTGAATTATATATAGGTAAAGCTTCTAGGCTTGATCCTGCAAGTGCTTATTATAACTTAGCACCAAAACATAAAAAAGCTTGGTCTTTAGTAGGTTTTACAATGATTGGGGCTTTGCTAATAGTTAGTTTTTATAGTGTGATAATCGGTTGGATAATTTATTATATTTATTATGCTTTTACTACGATTTTAAATATCAATTCTTTAAGCACTGAAATTGCCATTAATCAAGAGCTTTTTGTTAGTTTAGTAGAAACTAATTTAAGTGCTTTAGTAGTATGTTTTAGCGTTGTGTTTTTTATAGCTTTTTACACCGTTGCAAAAGGTGTAAAAGATGGCATTGAAAAGCTAAATGTATTTATGATGCCAACTTTATTTGTAATGCTACTTTTAATGCTTTGTTATAGTGCTACTCAAAATGGCTTTAAAGATGCTTTTAACTTTTTATTCATGCCTGATTTTAGCAAAATTAATCACGATTCTTTTTTATCTGCTTTAGGACTTGCTTGTTTTTCTTTAAGTATTGGAGCTGGTAGTATTATTACATATTCGGCTAGTTTGCCTGAAAAGACTAATTTTGTAAGCTCAACCTTATATATAATTTTCATAAATCTTTTAATAGGTCTTATGATGGGGCTTATTGTTTTTAGCTTTATTTTTGAATTTAACGCTGATCCTAGCGCACAAGGTCCTGGACTTATTTTTATAAGTCTTATTTCTTTGTTTGCTAAATTAGGATTTTTAGGAAAAATTTTAGCATTTACTTTCTTTATTGCTTTATTCTTTGCAGGCATTACTAGTGCTGTTTCTATGATTGAGCCTTTTGTGTTTTATCTAATTAATAAATTCAATTTTTCAAGAATTAAAGCCATAGTTTTAATAGGGATTGTAGTTTATATTTTAGGGCTTTTATGTATTTTTTCAAGCCTTAACGACTATAAAGCTAATTTAACATTTTTTGGAATGAATTTCTTTGATATATTAGATAATCTTAGCTCAAATATCATTATGCCATTTGGTTCTTTTATGGCTGCTATATTTGTTGGATTTTTTATTAGCAAACAAGATTTAAAAGAAACTTTTGTTCCTTACATGGGCGAACTTGGTTTTAAAATATGGATATTTTTTGCAAGATTTGTTGCACCTATTGCAGTGCTTGTTATTGTGTATTTCAAATTTAAAGGATAAAAATGAGAGAGCAGTTTTCTAAAATTGGCTTTGTTTTAGCGATGGCAGGCTCTGCCGTTGGGCTTGGAAATGCTTGGAAATTTCCTACTATGGTTGGAACTAATGGTGGTTCTGTATTTATTTTACTTTATCTTATCCTTACATTTTTAATTGCTTTTATGGTGTTTTTAGGAGAGCTTAGCGTTGGTAAAATAACTCAAAAAGATGCTGTAAATGCTTTTAGCGATTTAGCAAAATCTAATAAAAAAGCTTGGGGGTTTGCAGGATTTTTTATGATAGGTGCGATTTTAATCGTATGCTTTTATAGTGTAGTAATTGGTTGGATTTTAAAATATATATATTTAAGCTTTTTTAGCTTACCAAAGAATACTCAAGAAGCAGGAGCTTTATTTGGCAATCTAATTTCAAGTGATTTAATATCTCAAATTATTTGCTTTAGTATAGTTTTTATAATGGTATTTTGGGTTGTTAGCAAAGGAATTAAAAGTGGAATAGAAAAAATGAATGTGTGGATGATGCCAGCACTTTTTATCTTGCTAATTTTAATGCTTTTATATAGCTTTACATTTGATGGATTTTCTAAAGCTTTTGAATTTTTATTTAGACCTGATTTTAGTGTTTTAATTACTGAGAGTAAATTAAATATCCCGCTAATTTTAGATGCTTTAGGGCTTAGCTTTTTTAGTTTATCTATGGGTGTTTGTGTTGTTTTAACTTATGCTGCAAGTTTGCCTGAGAATACTAATGTTATTAGATCAACTTTATCAATTATTTTTATAAATATTTTAGTTGGAATTATGATGGGTCTTATTGTATTTACTTTCGTATTTGAATACGGAGCAAATGCAAGCGAGCAAGGTCCTGGCTTAATTTTTGTTAGCCTTATGAGTTTGTTTTCAAATCTTGGCATTGTAGGAAATATCTTAGCGGTTGCGTTTTTTATAGCATTACTTTTTGCAGGACTTACAAGTGCTGTTTCTATGATAGAGCCATTTGCGTTTTATCTAATAAATAAATTTGGCATATCAAGGAAACTTGCACTAGTTTATATAGGTATTTTTGTTTATATTATGGGGGTTTTTTGTATTTTAGGATTTAATAAAGATTATTCATCTTATTTTACATTCTTTAACAAAAACTTATTTGATATATTAGATTATCTAACTTCAAATATCTTAATGCCACTTTCTGCGATTGTTACTTGCATATTTGTAGGATTTTTTGTAGATATTAATAAATTAAAAAATCTTTTTGTGCCTTATATGAGTGAAGTTGGTTTTAATATTTGGTTTGTATTTATTAGATTTATTTGCCCTATCGTAATCGCTATAATTATGATAAATTCTTTATAAAATTTAAATTCCTAATTCAAATTCTTTTTGGAATTTGAAATTAGGAAATATTTTTCTTAATCTTTTCTTAATTTAAGTATTATTTAAGTTTAAAAACATATAATCACCTTTTTAAAAAATTTTGGCAAAGGTAAAATCATGACAAAAATAACAAAGCCAAACGAAGTTAAAAGAGATTGGATAATCGTAGACGCTGAAGGTAAGCGTTTCGGTCGTCTTTTAACAGAAGTTGCGACAATTTTAAAGGGCAAGCATAAGCCTTGCTATACACCAAATGTTGATTGCGGAGATTATGTAGTAATTATCAATGCATCTAAAGCAGAATTTACTGGAACAAACAAAGCTGATGATAAATTATATCACAGACATTCGGGCTATTTTGGAAGCACAAAGAGTGAGAAATTCGGTGATTTATTAGCAAATAATCCAGCAAAATTATATAAATTAGCAGTTCGTGGTATGCTTCCTAAGACTACTTTAGGTCGTGCTATGCTTAAAAAATTAAAAGTTTATGCAGGTAGCGAACACCCACATACAGCTCAGGTAAAAGGAAAGTAAAATGGCAAAAGTTTATGCAACAGGTAAAAGAAAAACTGCAATAGCTAAAGTTTGGGCTAAGGCTGGAAGTGGTAAAATTATAGTTAACGGTGTTGATTTAAATACTTGGTTAGGCGGACACGAAGCTATTAAATTAAAAGTAGTTCAACCATTATTAGTTACTAAGCAAGAAGGTCTTATGGATATTACTGCTAGCACTTTAGGTGGTGGCTATAACGCTCAAGCAGAAGCTTTAAGACACGGAATTTCTAGAGCTTTAGCAGCTATGAGTGCTGATTTTAGAGCTTTACTTAAGCCACAAGGTTTATTAACCCGTGATAGTCGTGTGGTTGAGCGTAAAAAATACGGACGCAGAAAAGCAAGAAGAAAACCACAATTTAGCAAACGTTAATTTTCATTTTAAATTAGGAGTATTTATGAAAAAGATGAGTTTAGTTTTAAGTGCAGCTGCAGTGTTAGCTGTAAGTGCAAACGCAAGTAGTATTAATTTTGAAGGCTTAGAAATAAGCCCTATCGCTACATACAATGTACCAGAAGGAAATCTTGACCTTATGAATAAATTTGGTTATGGATTAAGAATTGGTTATATGTATGGTTCAGTAGGAACTGAAATTGGTTACGAGCACCAAAAAGGTGAATACAAAAGTATCAATAATTCAGGCCACAAACCAGTAGGTATTGATAGAGGATACTTAAACTTAATATTACCAGTTAAAGTTGGTGATACTAACTTTGATTTCTATGGTTTATTAGGTGTTGGTTATGAGAACTTTAGCGAAAATCTATATGACAATAAAAACGGAATGTTTGGTCATTATGGTGTTGGTTTAAAATACAAAATTTATAAGAGCTTTGGTTTAAGAGCAGAAGTTCGCGACCAAATCAAATTCCGCCACGCAGATCACCACTTAATTAGCACATTAGGTGTAATCTTCAATTTTGATGGTAAAAAAGAAGAAGTAGTTCCAACTCCAGCTCCAGCAGTTGAAGTTAAACCTGAGCCAGTAGTTGAAGTTAAACCTGAGCCAAAACCACAACCAAAACCAAAAGCTTGCTATGACCTTGAAATGGTAAAAGTTAATTTTGGTTTTGATAAGAGCAATGTAACTGCTAATTACATTCCAGAAATTAATCGCTTAGCGAAATTAATTAAAGAAGAACCTGCATATTTTGCAAACATTACAGGATATACAGATTCAATCGGTGCAACAGCTTATAACAAAAAATTATCAGAAAAAAGAGCAAGAGCTGTTAAAGCTGAATTAGTTAAAGCTGGTGTTAGCGAAGATAGAATCAACCCAACATGGGCTGGTGAGCAAAACGCAATCGGCGATAATAAAACTAAAGAAGGCCGTGCAGCAAACCGCAGAGTTGAATTAAAAATCATCTGCCAATAATTTATTTAGGTTTCACTTTTTAGTGAAACCTATTTTACTACTTCTTTGAAACTCAAAACTTTTTCAAATTCCTAATTCAAATTCTCAATTTTTTATAAGAATTTAAACTAGGAATTTAAAAAATAATCCATATAACCAACTCTTTTAATATTATTAAAAATCCATATTTTATTAAATTTTTAAAATATTTATAATTTTGTTTATCTTATTAAGATTTAGTAGTATTATTCGCTCATTTTATTAAGCGAGTAAGAAATGAAACTAAGCATTAAAGACATTGTTTTTATGAATCTAATCGGGATTTTTTCTTTAAGACAAATCCCTTATGTTGCTCAATACGGAGCTAGTTCAATTATTTTATGGTTATTTGTAGCTTTTGGATTTTTTGTGCCACTTGCTTTAATTTGTGGAGAACTTGGCTCAAAATTTCAAAAAAGTGGTGGAATATTTCTATGGATTAATAAAGCTTTTGGTGTAAGGATTGCTTATTTTTGTCTTATATGCTACTTATTATCTTGCTTAACTTTTTTTCCTATGATGCTTTATTTTGCAGCAAATTCATTAGCTTTTATTTTTGATATTAAAGCAAAATCATATTTCATAGCAGCTTTTTCAATATTTAGCTTTTTAGCTTTAACTTATATTAATTACAAAGGTCTTGAATACACTAAGTTTATAAATAAAATCTTTGTTTATTTAGGAATATTACTACCTACTTTACTATTAATTTTAGTAAGTTTAATATTTTATTTTAATGTTGGCAAAATCCAAACCCCTTATAATTCAGGATATTTAATAGAATTTGATTTAAATACTTTGGTTTTTGCAAGCACGATGATGTTTGCCTTTGCTGGACTTGAACTTAGCACCATGATAGGAGCTAAGGTTGATAATGCTAGAAAAAATTATCCTAAAGCAATTTTTCTTAGTGCCTTGCTAATAGTTGGCATTTATATTTTAGGAACTTTTTGCCTAAATGTAATATATCCTGCAAAAGATA
Protein-coding regions in this window:
- the rpsI gene encoding 30S ribosomal protein S9, producing the protein MAKVYATGKRKTAIAKVWAKAGSGKIIVNGVDLNTWLGGHEAIKLKVVQPLLVTKQEGLMDITASTLGGGYNAQAEALRHGISRALAAMSADFRALLKPQGLLTRDSRVVERKKYGRRKARRKPQFSKR
- the rplM gene encoding 50S ribosomal protein L13; protein product: MTKITKPNEVKRDWIIVDAEGKRFGRLLTEVATILKGKHKPCYTPNVDCGDYVVIINASKAEFTGTNKADDKLYHRHSGYFGSTKSEKFGDLLANNPAKLYKLAVRGMLPKTTLGRAMLKKLKVYAGSEHPHTAQVKGK
- a CDS encoding APC family permease; this translates as MKLSIKDIVFMNLIGIFSLRQIPYVAQYGASSIILWLFVAFGFFVPLALICGELGSKFQKSGGIFLWINKAFGVRIAYFCLICYLLSCLTFFPMMLYFAANSLAFIFDIKAKSYFIAAFSIFSFLALTYINYKGLEYTKFINKIFVYLGILLPTLLLILVSLIFYFNVGKIQTPYNSGYLIEFDLNTLVFASTMMFAFAGLELSTMIGAKVDNARKNYPKAIFLSALLIVGIYILGTFCLNVIYPAKDTDILDGIMQAISYSEKLLGINHLTQIMSFCLFIGTLGQINSWLIAPIYMLASASKEGIIKFYEAKPHPKYNTPYRALFFQAFLVSIICLFCAFFTNSQDIYWTLSSLTTVSYFLPYIAMFFAYFKLKNYANEGEDFDIKNKALSYFLAILGLFSVLFALVLSFVNPDENTNKFYFLEILLAPIVAFIIVLISFNKTCNKN
- a CDS encoding OmpA family protein — encoded protein: MKKMSLVLSAAAVLAVSANASSINFEGLEISPIATYNVPEGNLDLMNKFGYGLRIGYMYGSVGTEIGYEHQKGEYKSINNSGHKPVGIDRGYLNLILPVKVGDTNFDFYGLLGVGYENFSENLYDNKNGMFGHYGVGLKYKIYKSFGLRAEVRDQIKFRHADHHLISTLGVIFNFDGKKEEVVPTPAPAVEVKPEPVVEVKPEPKPQPKPKACYDLEMVKVNFGFDKSNVTANYIPEINRLAKLIKEEPAYFANITGYTDSIGATAYNKKLSEKRARAVKAELVKAGVSEDRINPTWAGEQNAIGDNKTKEGRAANRRVELKIICQ
- a CDS encoding sodium-dependent transporter is translated as MREQFSKIGFVLAMAGSAVGLGNAWKFPTMVGTNGGSVFILLYLILTFLIAFMVFLGELSVGKITQKDAVNAFSDLAKSNKKAWGFAGFFMIGAILIVCFYSVVIGWILKYIYLSFFSLPKNTQEAGALFGNLISSDLISQIICFSIVFIMVFWVVSKGIKSGIEKMNVWMMPALFILLILMLLYSFTFDGFSKAFEFLFRPDFSVLITESKLNIPLILDALGLSFFSLSMGVCVVLTYAASLPENTNVIRSTLSIIFINILVGIMMGLIVFTFVFEYGANASEQGPGLIFVSLMSLFSNLGIVGNILAVAFFIALLFAGLTSAVSMIEPFAFYLINKFGISRKLALVYIGIFVYIMGVFCILGFNKDYSSYFTFFNKNLFDILDYLTSNILMPLSAIVTCIFVGFFVDINKLKNLFVPYMSEVGFNIWFVFIRFICPIVIAIIMINSL